A single window of Flavobacterium sp. 140616W15 DNA harbors:
- a CDS encoding DUF4249 domain-containing protein, with product MLRLKKYNFKSKGFTLFSFLFVLLFLSCDKVVELELETGEPKIVIDAEIIWEKGTSGNKQTIKISRMAPYYSATTPKVSGAQVRVENSDGVVFTFNESEPGIYICTNFVPVINMEYKLFAQVDGQSLTAIEKLVSVPQIDRIEQEFMPDITGPDLIVVAFYYKDPADQTNYYLTDYKSVLSPFPEYTSTSDEFTNGNELAEKFSDSDLKPGITLNITHRGITKNFYNYMNLILEVTNSNPFAAIPGNIRGNIINTTDSNNFALGYFRLCEANRMTYTVK from the coding sequence ATGCTAAGATTAAAAAAATACAATTTTAAAAGTAAAGGATTTACTTTATTTAGTTTTCTTTTTGTTTTACTTTTTCTGTCTTGTGACAAGGTTGTTGAGCTTGAATTAGAAACTGGAGAACCTAAAATAGTAATCGATGCTGAGATAATTTGGGAAAAAGGAACTAGCGGCAATAAACAGACAATAAAAATAAGCAGAATGGCTCCTTATTACAGTGCCACTACACCAAAGGTTTCAGGAGCACAAGTAAGGGTCGAAAATAGTGATGGAGTTGTTTTTACATTTAATGAATCTGAGCCAGGAATATATATCTGTACTAATTTTGTTCCTGTAATTAATATGGAATATAAATTATTTGCACAAGTCGATGGACAAAGTTTAACTGCTATTGAAAAATTAGTTTCTGTGCCGCAAATTGACAGAATAGAACAGGAATTTATGCCAGATATAACAGGACCTGATCTTATTGTAGTAGCATTTTATTATAAAGACCCAGCTGATCAGACTAATTACTATCTGACAGATTATAAAAGTGTTTTATCTCCTTTTCCAGAATACACATCTACAAGTGATGAATTTACTAATGGAAATGAATTAGCTGAAAAATTTTCAGATTCAGATTTAAAACCGGGAATAACACTTAATATAACACATCGTGGTATTACTAAGAACTTTTATAATTATATGAATCTAATTTTAGAGGTTACAAATTCAAACCCTTTTGCTGCAATACCTGGTAATATTAGAGGAAATATAATCAATACAACTGATTCTAATAATTTTGCTTTAGGCTATTTCAGGCTTTGTGAAGCAAACCGTATGACGTATACAGTAAAATAA
- a CDS encoding serine hydrolase produces the protein MNFIKKANIAQILFLILVLSSCGKDKSSNAALAETVEDTLPKMKPLLHEKKLPASYVATIKNKVDSFYNKNWPNNSMNGGFLVARNGEIIYEKYEGYANKNQKTEIDRNTPLHIASVSKVLTATAVLKLVNAGKFDLDQKVNTILKTFPYEDITVRMLLNHRSGMRNYAYFTDKDKTIWDRHNQLTNQDILNIMATKDIGLEYKPNTRFTYCNTNYAMLALIIEKITGLSYKEAMTQMIFKPLGMTHTYVFDIDKDRKTAVPSYKGNNVEIGIDYLDAVYGDKNVYSTPRDLLKFDRARNAPNFLKPELLKQVYEGYSNERKGEKNYGLGIRMINWYSGQHFYFHNGWWHGNTSSYITLQKENVTIIALSNKFTRKTYAVRKLAPIFGDYPFVFKDLD, from the coding sequence ATGAATTTCATTAAAAAAGCAAATATAGCACAAATCCTTTTCCTTATTTTAGTTTTAAGCTCTTGTGGAAAAGATAAAAGTTCAAATGCAGCTCTTGCTGAAACTGTAGAAGATACACTCCCTAAGATGAAGCCTTTGCTTCATGAAAAAAAGTTACCTGCCAGCTATGTAGCTACAATAAAAAACAAAGTTGATTCTTTTTATAATAAGAACTGGCCTAATAATTCCATGAATGGAGGATTTTTAGTAGCAAGAAACGGCGAGATTATCTATGAAAAATATGAAGGCTATGCGAATAAAAATCAAAAAACGGAAATAGATAGGAATACACCGTTGCATATAGCATCGGTTAGTAAAGTACTTACTGCAACAGCTGTTTTAAAGTTGGTAAATGCAGGGAAATTTGATTTAGATCAAAAAGTAAATACCATTTTGAAAACATTTCCTTATGAAGATATTACAGTAAGGATGTTATTAAATCACAGAAGTGGAATGCGTAATTATGCTTATTTTACAGATAAGGACAAAACAATTTGGGACAGGCACAATCAATTAACCAATCAGGATATTTTAAATATCATGGCTACAAAAGATATTGGTTTAGAGTATAAACCCAATACTCGTTTTACCTATTGTAATACTAATTATGCGATGTTAGCATTAATTATAGAGAAAATAACAGGACTTAGTTATAAAGAGGCAATGACTCAAATGATTTTTAAGCCTTTGGGAATGACGCATACTTATGTTTTTGATATCGATAAAGACAGAAAAACAGCTGTTCCATCATATAAAGGAAATAATGTTGAAATTGGAATAGATTATCTGGATGCTGTTTATGGGGATAAAAATGTTTATTCAACTCCTCGTGATTTATTAAAATTTGATAGAGCAAGAAATGCTCCTAATTTTTTAAAACCTGAATTGCTAAAACAAGTTTATGAAGGATATAGTAATGAGCGCAAGGGAGAAAAAAATTATGGACTTGGTATTCGAATGATTAATTGGTATTCGGGACAACATTTTTATTTCCATAACGGATGGTGGCATGGAAATACGTCATCTTATATAACGCTTCAAAAAGAAAATGTTACTATCATTGCGTTGTCTAATAAATTTACCCGTAAAACATATGCGGTTCGTAAATTGGCACCCATCTTTGGAGATTATCCTTTTGTTTTTAAAGATCTCGACTAA
- a CDS encoding NAD(P)-dependent oxidoreductase: MKFGIIKERKNPPDRRVVFAPNELARLKQLYHEATVAVESSDIRIFTDIQYKSLGITVTDDVSDCDVLFGVKEVPIENLIPDKAYFFFSHTIKKQPYNRKLLQAILEKNIELYDHETIVNSHNQRLIGFGRYAGIVGVYNGIRAFGIKFELFKLPKAETLSGKEALIAHLKRITLPPLKFVITGTGKVGSGAKEILDAIKIKEVTIDNYLTKNYTQAVYVQLDVLDYNKRKDGQLLDYTDFYEHPQEYVSDFERFTRVTDVYFAGHFHANAAPMILSREMLQSKDCKIKVVADISCDINGPIACTLRSSTIEEPLYGYFPGEDKEVDVFHPAAIVVMAVDNLPCEIPKDASEGFGELFMEHVIPAFFNGDKDGILHRAKITENGKLTPRFSYLQDYVDGK; this comes from the coding sequence ATGAAATTTGGAATTATAAAAGAGAGAAAAAACCCACCAGACAGAAGAGTTGTATTTGCTCCTAACGAACTGGCTCGATTGAAACAACTTTATCATGAAGCTACTGTAGCTGTAGAAAGTTCTGATATTCGAATTTTTACCGATATTCAATACAAAAGCTTAGGTATAACTGTTACCGATGATGTTTCGGATTGTGATGTATTATTTGGAGTAAAAGAAGTTCCTATTGAGAATTTAATTCCTGATAAGGCTTATTTCTTTTTTTCTCATACCATCAAGAAACAACCTTATAATCGAAAATTGTTACAAGCAATCTTAGAAAAAAACATCGAATTATACGATCATGAAACTATCGTAAACTCTCACAACCAAAGGCTTATTGGCTTTGGAAGATACGCAGGTATTGTTGGTGTATATAATGGTATTCGTGCATTCGGAATTAAATTTGAATTGTTTAAATTGCCTAAAGCAGAAACTTTATCTGGCAAAGAGGCTTTAATTGCTCATTTAAAACGCATTACACTTCCTCCTTTAAAATTTGTTATTACTGGAACTGGAAAAGTAGGTAGCGGTGCTAAAGAAATCCTTGACGCCATTAAAATAAAAGAGGTAACTATTGACAATTACCTAACTAAAAATTATACTCAAGCAGTTTATGTTCAACTTGATGTTTTGGATTATAACAAACGTAAAGATGGTCAGCTTTTAGATTATACCGATTTTTACGAACACCCACAGGAGTACGTTTCTGATTTTGAAAGATTCACTCGAGTAACTGATGTTTATTTTGCTGGGCACTTTCATGCAAATGCGGCACCAATGATTTTGTCTAGAGAAATGCTTCAGTCTAAAGATTGTAAAATAAAAGTCGTTGCCGATATTTCATGTGATATAAATGGCCCTATTGCCTGCACACTTCGCTCATCGACTATCGAAGAGCCTTTATATGGTTATTTCCCTGGTGAAGACAAAGAGGTTGATGTTTTTCATCCTGCTGCAATTGTGGTAATGGCTGTAGATAATTTGCCTTGCGAAATTCCAAAAGATGCTAGTGAAGGTTTTGGGGAACTTTTTATGGAACACGTAATTCCTGCCTTTTTTAACGGTGATAAAGATGGAATCTTACACAGAGCCAAAATAACAGAAAACGGTAAGCTAACGCCACGTTTTAGCTATTTACAAGATTATGTAGATGGAAAGTAA
- the fumC gene encoding class II fumarate hydratase translates to MKFRIEKDTMGEVQVPAEKYWGAQTERSRNNFKIGAAASMPKEIVEGFAYLKKAAAFANHDLGVLPVEKRDAIAAVCDEILAGKLDDQFPLVIWQTGSGTQSNMNVNEVIANRAQVLKGFEIGEGEQFIKANDDVNKSQSSNDTFPTGMHIAAYKAVVEITIPGVEKLRDTLHAKAVEYKNVVKIGRTHLMDATPLTLGQELSGYAAQLTYGLKAVKNTLAHLSEVALGGTAVGTGLNTPAGYDVKVAEYIAEFTGHPFVTAENKFEALAAHDAIVESHGALKQLAVSLNKIANDVRMLASGPRSGIGEIIIPENEPGSSIMPGKVNPTQCEALTMVCAQVMGNDVAISVGGMQGHYELNVFKPVMAANFLQSARLLGDACVSFDEHCAQGIEPNYKRIKELVDNSLMLVTALNTKIGYYKSAEIAQTAHKNGTTLKEEAVRLGYVSAEDFDAWVKPEDMVGSLK, encoded by the coding sequence ATGAAATTTAGAATAGAAAAAGACACCATGGGAGAGGTGCAAGTTCCAGCAGAAAAATATTGGGGTGCACAAACAGAACGTTCTCGTAATAATTTTAAAATTGGAGCAGCAGCATCAATGCCAAAAGAAATTGTTGAAGGATTTGCTTACTTAAAAAAAGCAGCTGCTTTTGCAAATCATGATTTAGGTGTTTTGCCAGTAGAAAAAAGAGATGCAATTGCTGCAGTATGTGACGAAATATTAGCAGGTAAATTAGATGATCAATTTCCGTTGGTAATTTGGCAAACAGGTTCAGGTACTCAAAGTAACATGAACGTAAACGAAGTAATTGCAAACCGCGCACAAGTTCTTAAAGGATTTGAAATTGGAGAAGGAGAGCAATTCATAAAAGCAAATGATGATGTAAATAAATCACAATCATCAAACGATACTTTTCCAACAGGAATGCACATTGCAGCTTACAAAGCAGTTGTGGAGATTACTATTCCAGGAGTTGAAAAATTAAGAGATACACTTCATGCAAAAGCAGTTGAATATAAAAATGTTGTAAAGATCGGACGTACGCACCTTATGGATGCAACACCGCTTACTTTAGGACAAGAACTTTCAGGATATGCAGCTCAATTAACTTATGGACTAAAAGCAGTTAAAAATACCTTAGCGCACTTATCTGAAGTTGCTTTAGGAGGAACGGCAGTAGGAACAGGTTTAAACACACCAGCTGGATACGATGTAAAAGTAGCTGAGTATATTGCTGAGTTTACAGGACATCCGTTTGTAACAGCAGAAAATAAATTTGAAGCGCTTGCAGCTCACGATGCAATTGTTGAATCTCATGGAGCATTAAAACAATTGGCAGTTTCTTTAAATAAAATTGCTAATGATGTTCGTATGTTAGCTTCAGGACCACGTTCAGGAATTGGAGAAATTATTATTCCAGAAAATGAGCCAGGTTCATCTATTATGCCAGGAAAAGTAAACCCAACACAATGCGAAGCATTAACAATGGTTTGTGCACAGGTTATGGGTAACGATGTGGCTATTTCAGTAGGAGGAATGCAAGGTCATTACGAATTGAATGTTTTTAAACCAGTAATGGCAGCTAACTTCTTGCAATCAGCACGCTTATTAGGAGATGCTTGTGTTTCGTTTGATGAGCATTGTGCACAAGGTATCGAGCCAAACTATAAACGTATTAAAGAATTAGTAGATAATTCATTAATGTTAGTAACAGCTTTAAATACTAAAATTGGATATTACAAATCGGCAGAAATAGCTCAAACAGCACACAAAAACGGAACGACACTTAAAGAAGAAGCTGTTCGTTTAGGATACGTATCAGCAGAAGATTTTGATGCTTGGGTAAAACCAGAAGATATGGTTGGAAGCCTTAAATAA
- the arsC gene encoding arsenate reductase (glutaredoxin) (This arsenate reductase requires both glutathione and glutaredoxin to convert arsenate to arsenite, after which the efflux transporter formed by ArsA and ArsB can extrude the arsenite from the cell, providing resistance.): MIKIYHNPRCGKSRNCLAFIENTKQDFEIIPYLIDTPSFDALKELLQKLSLKPIELVRTKEKIWIDNFKNKTMTDAEIIQAMVDNPILIERPIVVKDGKAIIGRDLELVKPFLETL, from the coding sequence ATGATAAAAATATATCACAACCCACGTTGCGGGAAATCAAGAAATTGTCTGGCTTTTATTGAAAACACAAAACAAGACTTTGAGATAATTCCTTACCTTATCGATACGCCTTCATTTGATGCGTTAAAAGAATTGCTTCAAAAATTAAGTTTAAAGCCAATAGAATTAGTTCGAACCAAAGAAAAAATCTGGATAGATAATTTCAAAAATAAAACAATGACTGATGCCGAAATTATTCAGGCAATGGTCGATAATCCTATTTTAATCGAAAGACCAATTGTAGTTAAAGACGGTAAAGCTATCATAGGAAGAGATTTAGAATTGGTAAAGCCTTTTTTAGAAACGTTATAA
- a CDS encoding CPBP family intramembrane glutamic endopeptidase, whose product MFLEQGVKNENKFWKYLLGSVFIITASFVGQIPLTLAIAYETLVNKIPYPTSEAGIMTIFESNVTLFLILISFVFALAGVYFAVRYIHHQTFLSVTTSRQKVDWNRILFSFGLWGIFTAILTVLFYYLNPEDFIINFKPIPFAILFVIATILIPIQTSTEEYVFRGYLMQGFANLARNKWFPLLMTSVIFGVMHIFNPEVSKMGYIIMIYYIGTGLFLGIITLMDEGIELALGFHAANNLVGALLVTSDWSVFQTHSVFKDISEPSAGVDVILPVIVIYPIMLFIFSKKYNWTNWKEKLTGEITIKN is encoded by the coding sequence ATGTTTCTAGAGCAAGGAGTTAAAAACGAAAATAAATTTTGGAAATATTTACTAGGTTCTGTTTTTATAATAACAGCATCCTTTGTTGGTCAAATTCCGCTTACGCTTGCTATAGCATACGAAACTCTTGTTAATAAAATCCCGTATCCGACTAGCGAAGCTGGAATAATGACAATTTTTGAATCTAATGTAACCTTATTTCTTATCTTGATTTCATTTGTATTTGCTTTGGCAGGAGTTTACTTTGCAGTACGCTATATACATCATCAAACTTTTTTATCGGTAACCACCTCCAGGCAAAAAGTCGATTGGAATCGTATCTTGTTTTCATTTGGACTTTGGGGCATTTTTACTGCTATACTTACCGTTTTGTTCTATTATCTGAATCCTGAAGATTTTATAATTAATTTCAAACCTATTCCATTTGCTATTTTATTTGTAATCGCAACTATTTTAATTCCTATTCAGACGAGTACTGAAGAATATGTTTTTCGTGGTTATTTAATGCAAGGATTTGCAAATTTGGCTAGAAACAAATGGTTTCCACTCCTAATGACTTCTGTTATATTTGGAGTGATGCATATTTTTAATCCCGAAGTTTCTAAAATGGGATATATTATTATGATCTATTACATTGGCACGGGCCTATTTTTAGGAATCATCACTTTAATGGACGAAGGCATAGAACTTGCCCTTGGTTTTCATGCTGCCAATAATTTAGTAGGGGCGCTATTGGTCACCTCGGATTGGTCGGTATTCCAAACACATTCTGTTTTTAAAGATATTTCCGAACCTTCTGCTGGTGTCGATGTTATTTTACCTGTAATTGTTATTTATCCTATCATGCTATTTATTTTTAGCAAAAAATACAACTGGACAAATTGGAAAGAAAAACTAACTGGTGAGATCACAATTAAAAATTAA
- a CDS encoding AMP-binding protein, with the protein MSKITYKNVHNFFKLNGDHFNGEDLSQIAYSFVKEGQAYERAIGEFILDWFDNKSYIEITTSGTTGAPKVIQLQKQAMIESALATGDFFDLHPGNKALHCLPTQYIAGKMMIVRSLILGLDVDFVAPSLHPLTNNNTKYDFVAMVPLQVQNSLTALKNVKKLIIGGAAMDATLIESVSKLKTKVYETYGMTETITHIAAKQVGEKAFTVLPHVKITQDDRNCLVINAPTISNETIVTNDIVELVNDHQFVFLGRIDNVINSGGIKLIPEQIEGKLSGKINARYFVTGVPDTALGEKLVLVIEGEKHPIDDSIFNSLDKYQKPKEIVFVPQFKETENGKIIRKKSYLYNL; encoded by the coding sequence ATGTCAAAAATAACATATAAAAACGTCCACAATTTCTTCAAATTAAATGGAGACCATTTTAATGGAGAAGACTTGTCACAAATAGCCTATAGCTTCGTCAAAGAAGGTCAAGCCTATGAAAGAGCTATAGGAGAATTTATTTTAGATTGGTTTGATAATAAGTCTTATATCGAGATAACGACTTCGGGAACAACTGGAGCTCCAAAAGTAATTCAGCTACAAAAGCAAGCCATGATTGAGTCGGCTCTTGCTACGGGAGATTTCTTTGATTTACATCCTGGAAACAAAGCATTACATTGCTTACCTACTCAGTATATTGCTGGAAAAATGATGATCGTAAGAAGTTTAATTCTAGGATTAGATGTTGATTTTGTTGCGCCTAGCCTCCATCCGCTTACAAACAACAATACTAAATACGATTTTGTAGCAATGGTTCCTTTGCAGGTTCAAAACTCTTTAACTGCACTTAAAAATGTAAAAAAACTTATTATAGGTGGCGCAGCAATGGATGCAACGCTCATAGAAAGTGTATCAAAACTAAAAACTAAAGTGTATGAAACTTACGGCATGACCGAAACTATTACACATATCGCAGCTAAACAAGTTGGTGAAAAAGCTTTTACAGTTTTACCTCATGTAAAAATAACTCAAGACGACAGAAATTGTCTTGTTATTAATGCTCCAACAATTTCTAATGAAACGATCGTAACCAATGATATCGTTGAACTTGTAAACGATCACCAGTTTGTCTTTTTAGGAAGAATTGACAACGTTATTAACAGTGGTGGTATAAAATTGATTCCAGAGCAAATTGAAGGAAAACTTTCTGGAAAAATTAATGCTCGCTATTTTGTTACTGGCGTTCCTGATACTGCTCTTGGAGAAAAATTAGTTTTGGTTATCGAAGGTGAAAAACATCCTATCGACGATTCCATTTTTAATAGTCTAGATAAATATCAAAAACCTAAAGAAATTGTTTTTGTTCCTCAATTTAAAGAGACTGAAAACGGAAAAATTATTCGCAAGAAAAGTTACCTGTATAATTTATAG
- a CDS encoding multicopper oxidase domain-containing protein, protein MKIYSTLILLLFAISTTAQKIVRYNLYVKDTLVNFTGKSKRAIAVNGQIPMPTLTFTEGDIAEIHVHNQLKESTSLHWHGIFLPNQEDGVPFLTQMPIKPGETYVYKFPVIQNGTHWYHSHSGMQEQIGMYGSLIMKKKTDDPDFRKGIDDLPTIPVMLSEWTDYNPDNVHRMLHNASDWFAIKKGTTQSYTEAIKAGHFKTKVNNEWKRMMAMDVSDVYYDAFLINGKKENEFPGPFKAGDKVRLRISNGGASSYFWLTYAGGKITVVANDGNDVVPVEVDRLIIGVSETYDVVVTIPADDTAFEFLTTPEDRTKSTSIYLGKGIKQLTSPLPKLDYFEGMKMMNGMMNMDGTMNEMGMGMSLQKMDMNAVMYPEITGSGSKEMKHTPKESMKMNDGEKMDHSNHNMGTGSEAIVTLNYSMLKSPTVTTLPKDAPVRELRFELTGNMNRYLWSMDNKVLSESDKILIKKGETLRIVLYNNSMMRHPMHLHGHDFRVLNGQGEYAPLKNVLDIMPMETDTIEFSANADGDWFFHCHILYHMMAGMNRVFSYENSAPNPLLPNKEWAYRQLQKESNMSHLMAENDFATNGNDGRAMVQNARWSFGTEWRLGYNDKHGYETETHIGRYIGKNQWFMPFIGFDWRYRKFGHDEIEKNVFGQKNTKDNRSVLSIGADYTLPWLVIAQAEVFTDGNVRFQLSREDIPISPRIRMAFMVNTDKEYMGGLKYILTKNSGISMHYDSDMGWGFGLTLNY, encoded by the coding sequence ATGAAAATTTATTCAACACTTATATTATTGCTATTCGCGATAAGTACAACCGCACAAAAAATCGTAAGGTATAATTTATATGTAAAAGATACGCTGGTAAATTTTACAGGAAAATCCAAAAGAGCAATTGCTGTTAATGGACAAATTCCGATGCCAACGCTCACTTTTACCGAAGGAGATATTGCCGAAATACATGTGCATAATCAGTTAAAAGAAAGTACATCTTTGCATTGGCACGGTATATTTTTGCCAAATCAGGAAGATGGTGTTCCTTTCCTGACACAAATGCCAATAAAACCTGGAGAGACGTATGTGTATAAATTTCCAGTTATCCAAAATGGAACACATTGGTACCATAGCCATAGCGGAATGCAAGAGCAAATTGGAATGTATGGTTCATTGATAATGAAGAAAAAAACGGATGATCCTGATTTTAGAAAAGGGATTGATGATTTGCCTACAATTCCTGTTATGCTAAGTGAATGGACAGATTATAATCCAGATAATGTGCATAGAATGTTGCACAATGCTTCAGATTGGTTTGCGATTAAAAAAGGAACAACTCAAAGTTATACCGAAGCTATAAAGGCAGGTCATTTTAAAACCAAAGTCAATAACGAATGGAAACGTATGATGGCAATGGATGTAAGTGATGTCTATTATGATGCATTTTTAATTAACGGAAAAAAAGAAAATGAATTTCCGGGACCATTTAAAGCGGGAGATAAAGTACGATTGCGAATTTCTAATGGAGGAGCTTCGTCTTATTTTTGGCTAACATATGCTGGAGGAAAAATTACGGTTGTTGCCAATGATGGAAATGACGTAGTTCCTGTAGAGGTAGACAGACTGATTATTGGAGTATCTGAAACGTATGATGTTGTGGTAACAATCCCAGCTGATGATACAGCATTTGAGTTTTTGACTACGCCAGAAGACCGAACAAAATCGACTTCAATTTATCTAGGAAAGGGAATAAAACAATTAACAAGCCCTTTGCCAAAACTCGATTATTTTGAGGGAATGAAAATGATGAACGGCATGATGAACATGGACGGAACCATGAACGAAATGGGAATGGGGATGAGCTTGCAAAAGATGGATATGAATGCTGTAATGTATCCTGAAATTACAGGAAGTGGATCTAAAGAAATGAAACATACACCCAAAGAATCAATGAAAATGAATGATGGAGAAAAAATGGATCATTCAAACCATAATATGGGAACAGGTTCTGAAGCTATTGTAACATTAAATTACAGCATGCTTAAATCGCCAACGGTAACTACATTACCCAAAGATGCTCCAGTTAGAGAACTACGTTTTGAGTTAACGGGAAACATGAATCGCTATTTGTGGAGTATGGATAATAAAGTATTATCGGAATCGGATAAGATTTTAATAAAAAAAGGAGAAACATTACGAATCGTATTGTACAATAATTCGATGATGCGTCACCCGATGCATTTACACGGGCATGACTTTAGAGTATTAAACGGACAAGGTGAATATGCTCCATTAAAAAATGTATTGGATATTATGCCAATGGAAACAGATACAATTGAGTTTAGCGCTAATGCTGATGGAGATTGGTTTTTTCATTGTCATATTTTATATCATATGATGGCGGGAATGAATCGTGTTTTTAGTTACGAAAATTCAGCACCAAATCCGTTATTACCCAACAAAGAATGGGCATATCGACAATTGCAGAAAGAAAGTAATATGAGCCATCTTATGGCCGAGAATGATTTTGCTACCAATGGGAATGATGGTAGAGCAATGGTACAAAATGCACGTTGGAGTTTTGGTACCGAGTGGAGATTAGGGTATAATGATAAACACGGTTATGAAACCGAAACACACATTGGGCGCTATATAGGAAAAAACCAATGGTTCATGCCGTTTATAGGATTTGATTGGCGTTATAGAAAATTTGGACATGATGAGATCGAAAAAAACGTTTTTGGGCAAAAAAACACCAAAGACAATCGTTCCGTATTAAGTATAGGTGCCGATTATACACTGCCTTGGTTAGTAATCGCTCAAGCTGAGGTTTTTACAGATGGTAATGTCAGATTCCAGCTATCTAGAGAAGATATTCCAATTTCGCCAAGAATACGAATGGCTTTTATGGTAAATACGGATAAAGAATATATGGGAGGCTTAAAATATATTCTAACCAAAAACTCAGGAATTTCTATGCATTACGATAGCGATATGGGTTGGGGATTTGGTTTAACGCTTAATTATTGA